Proteins encoded in a region of the Pseudomonas syringae KCTC 12500 genome:
- a CDS encoding ferritin-like domain-containing protein codes for MNSAPQSQLSDVNTLRQRARQNVEDGAVTQGYSADRETVLRLLNESLATELVCVLRYKRHYYMASGLKASVAAAEFLEHAEQEAQHADKLAERIVQLGGEPEFNPDTLSKNSHAQYVAGNTLKEMVYEDLVAERIAVDSYREIIQYLGDSDPTTRRIFEEILAQEEEHADDMADILNDL; via the coding sequence ATGAATTCTGCACCGCAATCACAGCTTTCCGATGTAAATACTCTGCGCCAGCGCGCACGCCAGAACGTTGAGGATGGTGCTGTGACTCAAGGTTACAGCGCTGACCGCGAAACGGTCCTGCGCCTGCTCAATGAATCGCTGGCTACCGAGCTGGTCTGTGTGCTGCGCTACAAGCGCCACTACTACATGGCGTCGGGCCTGAAAGCGAGCGTCGCGGCAGCCGAGTTTCTGGAACACGCAGAGCAGGAAGCGCAGCACGCTGACAAACTGGCCGAGCGTATCGTGCAACTGGGCGGCGAGCCGGAGTTCAACCCGGACACCCTGTCGAAGAACTCCCACGCGCAGTACGTGGCTGGCAACACACTGAAAGAAATGGTCTACGAAGATCTGGTTGCCGAGCGCATCGCCGTCGACAGCTATCGCGAGATCATTCAATACCTCGGCGACAGCGACCCGACTACACGCCGCATCTTCGAAGAAATCCTTGCTCAGGAAGAAGAGCACGCCGATGACATGGCAGACATTCTTAACGATCTGTAA
- a CDS encoding AsmA family protein: MTRSRKIFAWTGATLLVVLAILVIVIVTFDWNRIKPTLNAKVSEALHRPFAINGDLDVRWTREPELGGWRAWVPSPHFVADDLSLGNPEWSKTPQMVTLKHVEFRLSLLPLLAQQVVIPRIDLTGPEAKLERLADGRANWVFDLPKSDPNAEPSKWVMDIGAIKFDKGLVSFNDQKLNANLDVVIDLLGKPIPFSEIVGSKEAKKAQDKGAVPQDYAFGLAVTGQYHGQKLSGTGKVGGLLALKDANQPFPVQADVKVGDTHALIAGTLTDPQNLGALDLRLKLSGASLSNLYPLTGVTLPDSPAYSTDGRLIAKLHDPAGANFRYEGFNGKIGNSDIHGDLGFVASQPRPKLSGVLVSNQLLFSDLAPLIGADSNAAQKKRGGESKQPSGKVLPVEEFQTDRWRAMDADVEFTGKRIVQSPDLPFTDLYTHLVLDDGQLSLEPLRFGVAGGKLDADIRLNGQNKPMQGRAKLSARNFKLKQLFPTFEPMKTSFGELNGDADISGRGNSIAALLGSANGEMKMLVNDGAISRGLMEIAGLNVGNYVVGKLFGDKDVKINCAASNFGIKDGLATSRLFVFDTENAIIYINGTANLKTEQLDLQINPESKGFRVFSLRSPLYVNGPFAKPNAGVQSGPLLLRGAGMVLLGATVGPVAGLLALVATGDSEPNQCGPLLEQMRTGKAPKTVK; this comes from the coding sequence ATGACGCGCAGCCGCAAGATTTTCGCCTGGACAGGTGCCACGTTGCTGGTGGTGCTGGCTATATTGGTCATTGTGATCGTCACTTTCGACTGGAATCGCATCAAACCCACCCTCAATGCAAAGGTCAGCGAAGCGCTGCATCGTCCGTTCGCCATCAATGGTGATCTGGATGTGCGCTGGACGCGTGAGCCCGAACTCGGTGGCTGGCGTGCCTGGGTGCCGTCGCCGCACTTTGTCGCCGATGACCTGAGCCTGGGTAACCCTGAATGGTCGAAGACCCCGCAGATGGTGACCCTCAAGCACGTCGAATTTCGTCTCTCGCTGCTGCCGCTGCTGGCGCAGCAAGTGGTTATCCCGCGTATCGATCTGACCGGCCCCGAGGCTAAACTCGAGCGTCTGGCCGATGGTCGCGCCAACTGGGTGTTCGATCTGCCCAAATCCGACCCGAATGCCGAGCCCTCCAAATGGGTGATGGACATCGGCGCGATCAAGTTCGACAAGGGACTGGTGAGCTTCAACGACCAGAAACTCAACGCCAATCTGGACGTGGTGATCGACCTGCTCGGCAAGCCGATCCCGTTCAGTGAAATCGTCGGCAGCAAGGAAGCGAAAAAGGCCCAGGACAAGGGTGCTGTACCGCAGGACTATGCGTTCGGACTGGCGGTCACCGGCCAGTATCACGGTCAGAAGCTGAGCGGCACCGGCAAGGTCGGCGGTCTGCTCGCGCTCAAGGATGCCAATCAACCGTTTCCGGTACAGGCTGACGTGAAGGTCGGTGATACCCATGCGCTGATCGCCGGGACCCTGACCGATCCACAGAACCTGGGCGCGCTGGATCTGCGCCTCAAGCTTTCCGGCGCGAGCCTGAGCAATCTTTACCCGCTGACCGGCGTGACCCTGCCGGATTCTCCGGCGTACTCCACTGATGGCCGCCTGATCGCCAAACTGCACGACCCGGCTGGCGCCAACTTCCGTTACGAAGGCTTCAACGGCAAGATCGGCAACAGCGATATCCACGGCGATCTGGGCTTCGTCGCCAGTCAGCCCCGGCCCAAGCTGAGCGGCGTGCTGGTCTCCAACCAATTGCTGTTCAGTGACCTCGCGCCGCTGATCGGTGCGGACTCCAATGCTGCGCAGAAAAAGCGCGGTGGCGAGAGCAAGCAGCCTTCGGGCAAGGTTCTGCCTGTCGAGGAGTTTCAGACTGATCGCTGGCGGGCGATGGACGCCGACGTGGAGTTCACCGGCAAGCGCATCGTGCAGAGCCCGGATCTGCCGTTCACTGACCTCTACACCCATCTGGTTCTCGACGATGGTCAGTTGAGCCTCGAGCCGCTGCGCTTTGGTGTGGCAGGCGGCAAGCTGGACGCGGACATTCGCCTGAACGGGCAAAACAAACCGATGCAGGGCAGGGCTAAATTGTCGGCGCGCAATTTCAAGCTCAAGCAGTTGTTCCCGACCTTCGAACCGATGAAAACCAGCTTCGGTGAGCTGAACGGCGACGCCGATATCAGTGGGCGCGGCAACTCGATTGCAGCCTTGCTGGGGTCTGCCAACGGCGAAATGAAGATGCTGGTGAACGACGGCGCGATCAGTCGTGGCCTGATGGAAATTGCCGGGCTCAACGTGGGCAACTACGTAGTCGGCAAGCTGTTCGGCGACAAGGACGTGAAGATCAATTGCGCGGCCTCGAACTTCGGTATCAAAGACGGGTTGGCGACCAGCCGGCTGTTTGTCTTCGATACCGAGAACGCCATCATTTACATCAATGGCACCGCGAACCTGAAGACCGAGCAACTGGACCTGCAGATCAACCCTGAGTCCAAAGGCTTCCGCGTGTTCTCGCTGCGCTCGCCGCTGTACGTCAACGGCCCGTTCGCCAAGCCCAACGCAGGCGTACAGTCCGGTCCGTTGTTGCTGCGTGGAGCCGGCATGGTCCTGCTCGGTGCAACCGTAGGTCCTGTTGCCGGTTTGCTCGCGCTGGTCGCCACTGGCGACAGCGAGCCGAATCAGTGTGGTCCGCTGCTGGAGCAGATGCGCACCGGCAAGGCGCCGAAGACGGTGAAGTAA
- a CDS encoding TetR family transcriptional regulator encodes MLPRAEQKQQTRRALLDAAHQLMESGRGFGSLSLREVARTAGIVPTGFYRHFEDMDQLGLALVSEVGQTFRETIRLVRHNEFAMGGLIRASVKIFLERVAANRSQFLFLAREQYGGSLKVRQALGALREGISADLTADLAKMPKWQHLNADALSIIADLVVKSVFAMLPELIDPPPASLAPHLTPQAKITQQLRFIFIGARHWRGLGSHD; translated from the coding sequence ATGCTGCCCCGCGCCGAACAGAAACAACAGACCCGAAGAGCCCTGCTCGATGCTGCCCATCAATTGATGGAGAGCGGGCGCGGCTTCGGCAGCCTGAGCCTGCGCGAAGTGGCGCGCACGGCAGGCATCGTGCCGACCGGGTTCTACCGGCACTTTGAAGACATGGACCAGCTGGGGCTGGCGCTGGTCAGCGAGGTCGGCCAGACCTTTCGCGAGACCATCCGGCTGGTGCGCCACAACGAATTCGCCATGGGCGGGCTGATTCGTGCGTCGGTGAAGATATTCCTTGAACGCGTGGCAGCCAACCGCTCGCAGTTCCTGTTTCTGGCGCGCGAACAATACGGCGGCTCCTTGAAGGTGCGCCAGGCGCTCGGAGCGCTGCGTGAAGGCATCAGCGCCGACCTCACCGCAGATCTGGCAAAGATGCCCAAATGGCAGCACCTGAATGCCGATGCACTGTCGATCATCGCCGACCTGGTGGTCAAAAGCGTGTTCGCGATGCTGCCGGAACTGATCGACCCGCCCCCTGCCTCACTGGCCCCGCACCTGACACCTCAGGCGAAGATCACCCAGCAACTGCGCTTCATCTTCATTGGCGCACGGCATTGGCGGGGGCTGGGCAGTCACGATTGA
- the ureE gene encoding urease accessory protein UreE, whose protein sequence is MLVIHDRIEPQAEWAAELHLNFEARSKSRLRCFSAENEDVGLFLQRGQSPLRDGEFLQAQDGRVVRVCARPEKLMHVTCSSTFELTRAAYHLGNRHVALQVGDGWLRLLDDYVLKAMLDQLGATVDTIEAPFQPEHGAYGGGHHHSRAGEEDFNYPPRMHQFGVRK, encoded by the coding sequence ATGCTGGTGATTCACGACCGAATCGAACCTCAGGCCGAATGGGCCGCCGAACTGCATTTGAATTTCGAGGCACGCAGCAAAAGCCGACTGCGTTGCTTCAGTGCGGAAAACGAAGACGTCGGCCTGTTTCTGCAACGCGGCCAGTCGCCGCTGCGCGATGGCGAGTTTCTTCAAGCCCAGGATGGCCGCGTGGTGCGTGTCTGCGCGCGTCCCGAAAAACTCATGCACGTCACGTGCAGCAGCACCTTTGAACTGACCCGCGCGGCCTATCACCTTGGCAATCGTCACGTGGCCCTGCAAGTCGGCGATGGCTGGCTGCGCCTGCTCGACGATTACGTGCTCAAGGCGATGCTCGACCAGCTGGGCGCCACTGTCGACACCATCGAAGCGCCGTTCCAGCCGGAACATGGCGCCTACGGCGGCGGGCATCATCACTCGCGCGCAGGCGAGGAGGATTTCAACTATCCGCCGCGCATGCACCAGTTTGGCGTGCGCAAGTGA
- a CDS encoding urease accessory protein UreF, producing the protein MNSAWALLRLASPQLPIGGYSYSQGLEMAVEQSIVVDPQTAGRWIGDQLLLNLARFEAPLLLAHCEAAAAGDWGQLLQVSEQHRASRETRELHLESRQMGYSLKQLLDGLPELDRDARHFLQQTAEPHLALGWALAARAWQISPQDALAAWLWSWLENQLAVLMKTLPLGQQAAQRLTSELLPLLQQAQVSASAQDPCHAGSAAFGLSLASMAHERQYSRLFRS; encoded by the coding sequence GTGAACAGCGCCTGGGCGCTGTTGCGCTTGGCCAGCCCGCAGCTGCCTATCGGTGGCTACAGCTATTCGCAAGGGCTGGAAATGGCAGTGGAGCAGTCCATTGTGGTGGACCCGCAGACCGCGGGCCGCTGGATCGGCGATCAACTGCTGCTCAACCTCGCGCGTTTCGAGGCGCCCCTGCTGCTGGCTCATTGCGAAGCAGCGGCAGCCGGTGACTGGGGTCAGCTGCTGCAAGTCAGCGAACAGCATCGCGCCAGCCGCGAGACTCGCGAGCTGCATCTGGAAAGCCGGCAGATGGGTTACTCCTTGAAGCAGTTGCTCGATGGCCTGCCTGAACTGGATCGTGATGCGCGCCATTTTCTGCAGCAGACTGCCGAGCCGCACCTGGCCCTTGGTTGGGCGCTGGCCGCACGCGCCTGGCAGATCAGCCCGCAGGATGCGCTGGCCGCCTGGCTATGGAGCTGGCTTGAAAACCAGTTGGCCGTGCTGATGAAAACCCTGCCGCTGGGCCAGCAAGCCGCCCAGCGCCTGACCAGCGAACTGTTGCCGTTATTGCAGCAGGCGCAGGTCAGTGCCAGCGCACAAGATCCCTGCCATGCCGGTAGCGCAGCCTTCGGTCTGTCCCTGGCGAGCATGGCGCACGAACGTCAATACAGCCGGTTATTCCGGTCCTGA
- the ureG gene encoding urease accessory protein UreG, with product MNSQPLRVGIGGPVGSGKTALTLALCLALRDRYNLAVVTNDIYTREDADFLVRNEALAPERIIGVETGGCPHTAIREDASINLEAVDQLNRRFEGLDLIIVESGGDNLSATFSPELSDLTIYVIDVSAGDKLPRKGGPGICKSDLLVINKIDLAPLVGASLEMMDSDTRRMRGEKPFVFSNQKTGQGLEQIIAFIERQGLLNAAA from the coding sequence ATGAACAGCCAACCTCTGCGCGTCGGAATCGGTGGCCCGGTCGGATCCGGCAAGACGGCGCTGACCCTGGCGCTGTGCCTGGCACTGCGCGACCGCTATAACCTGGCCGTGGTGACCAACGATATCTATACCCGAGAAGACGCTGACTTTCTGGTGCGTAACGAGGCACTGGCACCTGAGCGCATCATCGGCGTTGAAACCGGCGGCTGCCCGCACACCGCCATTCGCGAGGACGCTTCGATCAACCTGGAAGCAGTCGACCAGCTCAATCGCCGCTTCGAAGGCCTGGACCTGATCATCGTCGAGTCCGGTGGCGATAACCTTTCCGCGACCTTCAGCCCGGAGCTTTCCGACCTGACCATCTACGTGATCGACGTGTCGGCCGGCGACAAACTGCCGCGCAAGGGCGGTCCGGGCATCTGTAAGTCCGACCTGCTGGTGATCAACAAGATCGACCTCGCCCCGTTGGTGGGCGCGTCACTGGAAATGATGGACAGCGACACGCGCAGGATGCGTGGCGAAAAGCCGTTCGTGTTCAGCAATCAGAAAACCGGTCAGGGTCTGGAACAGATCATTGCCTTCATTGAGCGCCAGGGCCTGCTGAATGCAGCAGCCTGA
- a CDS encoding HupE/UreJ family protein — MNYKKALGALALLLVPTLALAHPGHGDNGLIAGISHPIGGLDHLLAMLAVGLWAAQQQGSARWALPCTFVGTMLIGGMLGFEGLNLPALESGIAASVLALGLAVALAVRPPLALAVAATALFALFHGVAHGLELPEMSSPWAYAAGFVAATAALHALGYAVVRMLPQAAAPLVRIAGAASAAAGVWLLAA; from the coding sequence ATGAACTACAAAAAAGCCCTTGGCGCCCTCGCGCTGTTGCTGGTGCCGACTCTGGCGCTGGCTCACCCCGGTCATGGCGATAACGGCCTGATCGCTGGTATCAGCCACCCGATCGGTGGGCTGGATCATTTGCTGGCCATGCTTGCCGTCGGCTTGTGGGCTGCGCAGCAACAAGGGTCGGCACGCTGGGCGCTGCCGTGCACCTTCGTCGGCACCATGCTGATCGGCGGCATGCTGGGCTTTGAAGGTCTGAACCTGCCTGCGCTGGAAAGCGGCATTGCAGCATCGGTACTGGCTCTGGGCCTGGCCGTGGCATTGGCAGTACGTCCGCCGCTGGCGTTGGCGGTCGCCGCAACAGCCCTGTTCGCCTTGTTCCACGGCGTGGCGCATGGCCTTGAACTGCCGGAAATGTCCAGCCCGTGGGCGTATGCAGCAGGTTTCGTTGCAGCTACTGCGGCCTTGCACGCGCTGGGTTATGCAGTGGTTCGCATGTTGCCTCAGGCGGCAGCACCGCTGGTGCGTATCGCCGGTGCAGCCTCTGCGGCAGCGGGTGTGTGGTTGCTGGCAGCCTGA
- the ribA gene encoding GTP cyclohydrolase II, which yields MPVVFVAASKLPTPFAEFAMHGFIESATGREHVVLSLGDVADGEPVLGRVHSECLTGDALFSQRCDCGSQLEAALRAIATEGRGVLLYLRQEGRGIGLMNKIRAYELQDGGADTVEANERLGFAADQRDYAICLPMLQHLGVQSLRLMTNNPRKVKALTDMGITVAERVPLHTGQNPHNRLYLATKAGKLGHMMGNEHQSEVGPA from the coding sequence GTGCCCGTCGTCTTTGTCGCCGCTTCCAAACTGCCCACTCCCTTTGCAGAGTTTGCCATGCACGGCTTTATCGAGTCGGCAACCGGCCGTGAACACGTCGTCCTGAGTCTGGGCGATGTGGCGGACGGTGAGCCGGTTCTGGGTCGCGTACATTCCGAATGCCTGACGGGCGACGCCCTGTTCAGTCAGCGTTGCGATTGCGGTTCTCAACTGGAAGCCGCCCTGCGCGCCATTGCCACCGAAGGGCGGGGCGTACTGTTGTACTTGCGCCAGGAAGGGCGCGGTATCGGTCTGATGAACAAGATCCGCGCCTATGAGCTGCAGGATGGTGGTGCCGATACGGTTGAAGCCAACGAGCGGCTGGGCTTTGCTGCCGATCAGCGTGACTACGCGATCTGCCTGCCGATGCTTCAGCATCTGGGCGTGCAGTCGTTGCGGCTGATGACCAACAACCCGCGCAAGGTGAAGGCCTTGACCGACATGGGCATCACGGTCGCCGAGCGCGTGCCGCTGCACACCGGACAAAACCCGCACAACCGCCTTTATCTGGCAACCAAGGCGGGCAAGCTGGGGCACATGATGGGCAACGAACATCAAAGCGAGGTCGGCCCCGCGTGA
- the thiL gene encoding thiamine-phosphate kinase: protein MGEFELIRNYFAAAPCAQVGEEVALGIGDDCALLALAPGEQLAISTDTLVAGVHFPDACDPFLLGQRALAVSASDLAAMGARPVAFTLALTLPQVDAAWLQTFARGLDQMAQGCSLRLIGGDTTRGPLSLTLTVFGAVPAGSALTRAGAQAGDLLCVGGMLGDGAGALPLVLKQRSAEPSIAEALLARYWSPQPQLALGQALLGRATSALDISDGLLADCGHIARASGVRLVVERDRLPMSDQLLTLFDLPSARQAALSGGDDYILAFTLPSEHLPTLLKEGWPVHVIGRVEQGQGVILVDDTGQDVTPDTRGYQHFGGEQ, encoded by the coding sequence ATGGGAGAGTTCGAGCTGATCCGCAATTACTTCGCCGCCGCGCCCTGTGCGCAGGTGGGCGAGGAAGTTGCCCTGGGGATCGGCGACGACTGCGCGCTGCTGGCGTTAGCGCCCGGTGAGCAGTTGGCGATCTCGACCGACACCCTGGTTGCCGGGGTACATTTTCCTGATGCCTGCGACCCCTTTCTGCTTGGCCAGCGTGCGCTGGCGGTGTCTGCCAGTGACCTGGCGGCCATGGGCGCCCGGCCTGTCGCGTTCACCCTTGCCCTGACCCTGCCGCAGGTCGATGCCGCCTGGCTGCAGACCTTCGCTCGCGGCCTTGACCAGATGGCGCAAGGCTGTTCGCTGCGTCTGATCGGTGGTGATACCACGCGCGGTCCCTTGAGCCTGACCCTGACAGTGTTCGGCGCTGTGCCGGCCGGATCAGCCCTGACCCGCGCGGGTGCTCAGGCGGGTGACCTGTTGTGTGTCGGCGGCATGCTGGGTGATGGCGCAGGTGCGTTACCGCTGGTATTGAAGCAGCGCAGCGCCGAGCCCTCGATCGCCGAAGCATTGCTGGCCCGCTACTGGTCGCCGCAACCGCAACTGGCGCTTGGGCAGGCCTTGCTCGGCAGGGCGACGTCGGCGCTGGACATCTCCGATGGGCTGCTGGCCGACTGCGGACACATCGCTCGCGCGTCGGGTGTTCGTCTGGTGGTTGAGCGGGACCGGCTGCCGATGTCTGACCAGTTGCTGACCTTGTTCGATCTGCCTTCTGCCCGACAGGCCGCGCTCAGCGGTGGCGACGATTACATCCTGGCCTTCACACTGCCTTCCGAACACTTGCCGACTTTGCTGAAAGAAGGCTGGCCGGTGCATGTGATTGGCCGGGTAGAGCAGGGGCAAGGCGTCATTCTTGTTGACGACACAGGTCAAGACGTCACGCCTGACACGCGTGGCTACCAGCATTTTGGCGGTGAGCAGTGA
- the nusB gene encoding transcription antitermination factor NusB: protein MISDDTDQFNPRDAKSPEAAKGKSAKRREARQMATQALYQWHMAGHSLNEIEAQFRVDNDFSNVDGTYFHELLHGVATNKTEIDTALSPCLDLTIEELDPVELAVLRLSTFELLKRIDVPYRVVINEGIELAKVYGSTDGHKFVNGVLDKLAPRLREVEVKAHKR from the coding sequence GTGATTTCCGACGATACCGACCAGTTCAACCCGCGCGACGCCAAATCGCCGGAAGCCGCCAAGGGCAAAAGCGCCAAGCGTCGTGAAGCACGTCAGATGGCAACCCAGGCCCTGTATCAGTGGCACATGGCCGGCCATTCGTTGAACGAGATCGAAGCGCAGTTCCGTGTCGACAACGATTTCAGCAACGTCGACGGCACCTACTTCCATGAGCTGCTGCACGGCGTGGCAACCAACAAGACCGAGATCGACACCGCGCTCTCGCCTTGCCTTGACCTGACCATCGAAGAGCTCGACCCGGTTGAACTGGCCGTGCTGCGGCTGTCCACCTTCGAACTGCTCAAGCGCATCGATGTGCCTTATCGCGTAGTGATCAACGAAGGCATCGAGCTGGCGAAAGTCTACGGCTCCACTGACGGCCACAAGTTCGTCAATGGCGTGCTGGACAAGCTGGCGCCGCGCCTGCGTGAAGTCGAAGTGAAGGCCCACAAGCGCTGA
- the ribH gene encoding 6,7-dimethyl-8-ribityllumazine synthase — MTLKTIEGTFIAPQGRYALVVGRFNSFVVESLVSGAVDALIRHGVSESDITIIRAPGAFEIPLVVQKVAQRSEFAAIVALGAVIRGGTPHFEYVAGECVKGLSQVSMEFGVPVAFGVLTVDSIEQAIERSGTKAGNKGAEAALSAIEMVSLLSQLEAK; from the coding sequence ATGACCTTGAAGACCATCGAAGGTACCTTCATCGCCCCCCAAGGCCGCTATGCCTTGGTAGTTGGCCGTTTCAACAGCTTCGTCGTGGAAAGCCTGGTTAGCGGTGCCGTTGATGCGCTGATACGCCATGGCGTGAGCGAAAGCGACATCACCATCATCCGTGCCCCGGGTGCGTTCGAGATTCCACTGGTTGTGCAGAAAGTTGCCCAACGCAGCGAGTTCGCGGCCATCGTCGCGCTGGGTGCAGTGATCCGTGGCGGTACTCCACACTTTGAATACGTGGCAGGCGAGTGCGTCAAGGGCTTGTCTCAGGTGTCCATGGAATTCGGCGTGCCGGTCGCTTTCGGCGTGTTGACCGTCGACTCCATTGAACAGGCCATCGAGCGTTCCGGCACCAAGGCCGGCAACAAAGGCGCTGAAGCCGCTCTGTCCGCTATCGAAATGGTCAGTCTGCTGTCGCAGCTGGAGGCCAAGTGA
- the ribBA gene encoding bifunctional 3,4-dihydroxy-2-butanone-4-phosphate synthase/GTP cyclohydrolase II, with protein sequence MALNSIEELVEDIRQGKMVILMDDEDRENEGDLIMAAECVKPEHINFMARFARGLICMPMTRERCETLKLPLMAARNGSGFGTKFTVSIEAAEGVTTGISAADRARTVQAAAAKDAKAEDIVSPGHIFPLMAQAGGTLARAGHTEAACDLARMAGFEATGLICEVMNDDGTMSRRAELEAFAQQHDIKIGTIADLIHYRMIHERTVQRIAEQPMDSELGSFNLVTYRDSVEGDVHLALTLGTICAEEPTLVRVHNMDPLRDLLMVNQPGRWSLRAAMRAVNEAGSGVVLLLGHPLDGDVLLAHIRETAGQQPIKTPTTYSTVGAGSQILRDLGVRKMRLMSSPMKFNAISGFDLEVVEYVPSE encoded by the coding sequence GTGGCGCTCAACAGTATCGAAGAACTGGTCGAAGACATTCGCCAGGGCAAGATGGTCATCCTCATGGATGACGAAGACCGCGAAAACGAAGGCGACCTGATCATGGCCGCCGAATGCGTGAAGCCCGAGCACATCAACTTCATGGCGCGTTTCGCCCGTGGTCTGATCTGCATGCCGATGACTCGCGAGCGCTGCGAAACCCTCAAGCTGCCGCTGATGGCCGCGCGCAACGGTTCAGGTTTCGGCACCAAGTTCACCGTTTCCATCGAAGCCGCCGAAGGCGTGACCACCGGTATCTCGGCAGCCGACCGCGCACGTACTGTGCAGGCTGCCGCTGCCAAGGACGCCAAGGCCGAAGACATCGTCAGCCCGGGCCATATCTTCCCGCTCATGGCTCAGGCGGGTGGCACCCTGGCACGCGCCGGTCATACCGAAGCGGCCTGCGACCTGGCGCGCATGGCCGGTTTCGAGGCGACGGGCCTGATCTGCGAAGTCATGAACGACGACGGCACCATGTCCCGTCGCGCCGAACTCGAAGCATTTGCCCAGCAACATGACATCAAGATCGGCACCATCGCCGACCTGATTCACTACAGGATGATCCACGAACGTACCGTTCAGCGGATTGCCGAGCAGCCGATGGACAGCGAACTGGGCAGTTTCAACCTGGTGACCTACCGCGATTCGGTCGAGGGCGACGTGCATCTGGCGCTGACTCTGGGCACCATCTGCGCCGAAGAGCCCACGCTGGTTCGCGTGCACAACATGGACCCGCTGCGTGACCTGCTGATGGTCAACCAGCCCGGCCGATGGAGCCTGCGCGCCGCCATGCGCGCGGTTAACGAGGCGGGCAGCGGCGTGGTGCTGCTGCTCGGCCACCCGCTGGATGGCGATGTCTTGCTGGCTCATATTCGCGAAACTGCCGGTCAGCAACCGATCAAGACACCGACCACTTACAGCACGGTCGGTGCCGGTTCACAGATCCTTCGTGACCTCGGCGTGCGCAAAATGCGCCTGATGAGTTCGCCGATGAAGTTCAATGCGATATCCGGTTTCGATCTGGAAGTTGTAGAATACGTGCCCTCCGAATAA
- a CDS encoding riboflavin synthase — translation MFTGIIESIGSIRALTPKGGDVRVYVETGKLDLTDVKLGDSIAVNGVCLTAVELPGDGFWADVSRETLTVTAFVDLKSGSRVNLEKALTPTTRLGGHLVSGHVDGVGEIVARADNARAIQFTVRAPRELAKYIAHKGSITVDGTSLTVNSVNGAEFELTIVPHTWSETIMADYQPGRKVNLEVDLLARYLERLLLGDKAAEPGHGTITESFLAENGYLKS, via the coding sequence ATGTTTACCGGCATTATCGAATCCATTGGCAGCATCCGCGCCCTGACTCCCAAAGGCGGCGACGTCCGCGTTTATGTGGAAACCGGCAAGCTTGACCTGACCGACGTCAAACTCGGCGACAGCATTGCCGTCAATGGCGTATGCCTGACCGCCGTCGAATTGCCCGGTGATGGCTTCTGGGCTGATGTCAGCCGGGAAACCCTGACCGTCACCGCCTTTGTCGACCTGAAGAGCGGCAGCCGGGTCAACCTGGAAAAGGCCCTGACCCCGACTACACGTCTGGGTGGCCATCTGGTCAGCGGTCATGTCGACGGCGTCGGCGAAATCGTCGCCCGTGCAGATAACGCCCGCGCCATTCAGTTCACCGTGCGTGCGCCACGTGAGCTGGCCAAATACATTGCCCACAAAGGCTCGATCACGGTCGACGGCACCAGCCTGACCGTCAACTCGGTCAACGGCGCGGAGTTCGAACTGACCATCGTGCCTCATACCTGGAGCGAAACGATCATGGCCGACTACCAGCCCGGCCGTAAGGTCAACCTGGAGGTCGACCTGCTGGCGCGTTATCTGGAGCGCCTGCTGCTGGGTGACAAGGCCGCCGAGCCGGGCCACGGCACGATCACCGAAAGCTTCCTGGCCGAGAACGGCTACCTCAAATCCTGA